ggagggaaacgctgggaggggcgccacggttgatgacgaggccgcagcggtgggggcagctcccgtcatggagggctcagtggttttagcggggccctttcccttccacccgccctggcccttcttgcgaaccggggggggtttcctagaatctgggggggtggtgggtgcagcagcagcagcagcaatcaccccggtgcctcctgccaCCGGTGCctcagcagggggggtggcaaataccttaacaatagtagtaggggggggaccttgggggttgggcaggggtggtggtggggaagggacaactaattctaataaagcagtctcgcccctctcgttccccgccattgtgagcagggagagacagggagacaccggaaggagaaggggggaggggagaaggcagaatagcccctccctccgctggctgcggacgggaaggaaaaaaaaatgccgagggaggggggctgggaggaaggggggaacaaaatcggggtccagtaaaaggggcaagttgtagGATaagcagtccgggggggggggtgcagacccacacacgtttgtccaaagagtctcggttggtcggttgttaggtccggtccggaaggcaaagttcaaagcaaacagctggatccgaagggagatggcagattgccagcagggacagactgcgggggggccgtgacagttgtaataacgatgggggggtaggggcaccgatggatcgggggtgggggtctccacgccacaccccctgtgctgccacaaacgcaagtaatcacagtcaaactcccccctacgagagtataattcagaaagttactcagtcttacggcctccgtcacgataatttatattatttcttctgtccgatggaatctccgtctccggctgtgttggctgtgttccaagtcctccggtatgttaagaatgctataaggtccgagctactggcgaaacggctgggtctgggggtgtccactcccccctccggacagcaaaatcggcaatcttcccccccctcctccgggggctcagctgaggcaaatagctgcgcccgaaagcaggcgtgggggggggggtggctggcaaaggacgtagacggaaaaaaacacaaaaaatgaaaagaaaaaacaaaaaagcgtctggcccggtcggggggggactaaggcaggtgcaaaaagtaagaaaaatccgggccagggggctttaggaaagaatagaaagcagatagctgaggagcaagcaaaagacgttccgtttcctaacagggaaggttccagaacaatcaggaaccttctggagacaattaagacagacaggctgattggctgcaggtgttctaatcaagaagctgctagaatcaattaaggcaggctaatcagggtacctgggtttaaaaaggagctcacttcagtttgtggtgcacgtgtaaggagctgggagcaagaggcgctaggagtgagaatgtggactgtgggaggactgaggaatacaagcattatcagacaccaggaggaaggtcctatggtgaggataaagaaggtgttgggaggaggccatggggaagtagcccagggagttgtagctgtcgcacagctgttccaggaggcactctagacagctgcattccacagggccctgggctggaatccggaGTCGAGGGCGAGCCCgagttccccccaaacctcccaactcctggtcagacacaggaggagttgacctggactgtgggttcacgaaaatggccaaactgccaactcctggtcagacacaggaggagttgacctggactgtgggttcacgaaaatggccaaactgagggctgccgtgaagctccaaggcgaacaaatccgccaataagcgcaagacccaccaaggtagaggagaaactttgtcacactagCTAGCTAGCTCACGTAATTCACAATCAAATAGAAATCTATCATTATCACTAAATGAGGTTGTGAGTTAAGACAAGGAAtggtcctgtctgtctgtctctctagcTAATCACATACTCTGCTTTTGTCTGTCATATACGAAGTGTACTCAACCATGCACAAAGATGATATTCTAATACTACTAACAGGCCAACTTCTGAGATCCTTTCTCAGCTTAGGTGTGAGTACATCTACACGGGAAGGCGTATGGAACACCAGATCAGTGCACATGATGGCACTTGTCCACTTACACCAGGGCTAGAACAAAATGACCCCAGACAAAAAGACAAGAAGACCCCAGACACCAGTGTTCATGTCACTTACTTTAAAACAGTCTTTCCACCATAGCAAGAATGACACTGTTTTTACATCCCCACAACAGaacggatgtggacaaattggagagagtccagtggagagcaacgAAAATAATtagtgggctggggcacatgacttatgaggagagactgagggaactggggttatttagtctgcagaagagaagagagaggggggatttgatagcagtggtggcagatgacagaacaaagagcagtggtctcaagttacagtgggggaggtctaggtgggatattaggaaacactatttcactaggagggttacctagggaggtggtggaatctccatccttagaggtttttaaggcctggcttgacaaaacctTGACTGGGGTGATTTAGTcggcgttggtcctgctttgagcagaggattggactagatgacctcccgaggtctcttccaaccctaatattctatgatgctatacTCATTTAGGTTAAAATCATAAAAAGATGCCTAAcgtattgtcaaggttccttccccactctgaactctagggtacagatgtggggacctgcatgaaaaaccccctaagcttattcttaccagcttaggttaaaaacttcctcatggtacaaactttgccttgtccttgcaccctatgctgccaccaccaagtgtgttacacaaagaacagcgaatgagcccacttggagacgtcttcccccaaaatatccccccaagccctacaccccctttcctgggaaaggcttgatcaaaatcctcaccaatttgtacaggtgaacacaaacccttggatcttaagaacaaagaaaaagcaatcaggttcttaaaagaagaattttaatgaaagaaaaggtaaaagaatgacctctgtaaaaatcaggatggtaaataccttacagggtaatcagattcaaaacatagcgcatccctctaggcaaaaccttaagttacaaaaagatacaaaaccaggaatatacattccattcagcacagctattttaccagccattaaacaaaagaaatctaatgcatttctagctagattacttactaactttttacaggagttctgagctgcattcctgatctcttcctggcaaaagcctcacacagacagacataccctttgttccccctcctcctccagctttgaaagtatcttgtctcctcattggtcattttggtcaggtgccagcgaggttatcttagcttcttaaccctttacaggtgaaagggttttgcttctggccaggagggattttacagcactgtggagaaaaaggtggttacccttccctttatatttatgacacatataattaataatacaataaTATCCCAACAATCTACACATAATCATGTCAGTAGGAACTAAGCCATGTATAATCCTCTTTTGCACTCTTTTGTCATTGTGGGGAGCAAACCTTCAGTTCGCTCAGAAAACTCCATCAAAGAGATGACATATGGATACTCCCAAGAAGGGACAAACATTGAAAATCCCATCTCACCAAACACTCACCATCTTCTCAGGCCTTTCCACCGCCAAAACctcctaaaacaaacaaacaaaccaaaccaccaATCAACCAGTTAAGCAAAAATAAGCTAAAAAtctgacaaacaaacaaacaaaaaacacaacgaACAAATGCATCGATACCTCCATCTGAGTTTTTATCCCAAAATATAAGAAGAGCCAAAGACCTCACCAGGGACTCTGCTATGGCTACTGATTTTATAGGCAAGGGTCTCAGGTAGTATGGTGATCGGTAGCAGTATATGATATATTCCAATcttatttacattggtgtaaaccTATAGAAACTCCTTTTTTTCCAGAGTCATGTTTGTCTCTATCTTTACTAGTGCAAATACCCAATTCCGCATAAACAGAGTGCACAGTATTTTCTCATGGAGGCAATAATGTCATcagattttatttataaagaaatacAGAATGAAATTGCTACCGAAGGAGACATATGGACATTTTGTTCTTAGTGAATAACCTCCAACCTATCTGTTTACTCAGTGCACATTTGATCTCTTTGTTTCTCATGCTGTAGATGATCGGATTCATCATCGGTGGCAGCACAGAATAGAGAACAGCCACTATGAGATTCAGACGTGAGGTTGAGCTGGAGGTGGGTTTCAGGTAGGCAAAGGTTGCAGTACTAAAGAACAAGGACACCACGGTGAGGTGAGggaggcaggtggagaaggctttatgCTCACCCTGCTTAGAGGGGATTCTCAGCACTGCTTTGAAGATCTGAACATATGACACAATTATGAAAAGAAAGCAGCTTAAGCCTAAGAATGAACTAAAGATGAGAAACCCAACTTCAATGAGGTACAAGTCAGAGCAGGCGAGATTGAGGAGCTGGGGGATTTCACAGAAGAACTGATCCACCACGTTGCCTCCACAGAAGGAGATTTTAAACGTGATCCCAGTGTGCAGTGCAGAGTAGAGAATTCCAATGATCCAGGCACTGGCTGCCATTTGGACACATGCTGTCCTGTTCATCACTGTCTCATAGTGCAGTGGTTGGCAGATGGCGACGTATCGGTCGTACGCCATGCTGGTCAGTAAGGCAAAATCTGCTGAAGCGAAGAAGATGACGAGAAAGACTTGGGCAACACATCCAGAATAAGAAATCAATCTGGTGTTCGTGAGGGAACTGGCCATGGATTTGGGGATGATGACAGAGATGGAGCCGAGGTCTAGGATGGACAGATTcatcaggaagaagtacatgggagTGTGAAGGTGGCGGTCAAGGGCTATGGCTGTGATGATGAGAAGGTTCCCCAGCAGGGATATCAGGTAAAGCAGTAGAAACACCACAAAGTGTAAAATCTGCAGCTCCCGAATGTCAGAGAATCCCAGGAGAAGGAACTCGGTCACAGCAGTTTGGTTGGACATTTTCTTCCGCACTACACTGTGCGATGTCTGTGGAGGGAATGAGAAAGAAAATGGTCAGGATTAGAGCGACAGAGGAAATGGCCCTGATTCCCCTTTCCCTAATATCTCAttctatgaatcatagaatcatagaatcatagaatatcagggttggaagggaccccagaaggtcatctagtccaaccccctgctcgaagcaggaccaattcccagttaaatcccaGTTAAATGAATGTCAAAGGTGCACAGAACTCATCACTTACAATGAGTAGGTGTTGTTAGTGCTCCTCGCCTCTCACAATCAATGAGTCATGTTACCACACTAGTGTAAATTAGGTCAgctcctttaaagtcaatggagcttcgTCACTTTATCTtatctgaggatttggcccaaggtGTGGCTTGATAAAATGCAATATGAAGGATGGAACAAAGCACACTCCAAACCCAACAATTCTCACAACTTGGGTATGAAACTGATAAACTAAAATTCTAACACAGCCTGATTCTCACTTTGCAGGGCAATATGATGTTGACTCACCCAGCATCGTAAATAGCAGCTCATCTGTCATTTTTCCACCCCAAACTCTGTGCATAGAGGCTCGTTGGAAATTTTCAGCTGTGTTCTTTTTAATGGAGATTGGTTTTTAAGCTAAATAACAACACATCTCAGAATCTGTCTGCTTTTCTCAAACATTTTGGgattgttttataaaaaaaaaattaaaacttaaaaaaacaaactatattggttttggaataaaaaaaatcagttttcagcagaaagttttcagttgccaaaaactgggggggagggggggggagaaatggattTAGGGTGTTCAGTGAAAAGTAAAAATTTTCCTGATGGGAGAAAAATTCCAGTCAGCAGTAGGTATTTGATTAAACTGATGGGAAAGGTCTTAACCAGTTCGTATTGTAATTCATATTTATCATCTTAATTCTTCCCTGTATGTTGATTCCCTAACACATTTAATTGACATAGCAAACTTCCTGTGCTAGTCTTTGTGGATTTTTTCCCAATGGAAGACACATTCAGTCATCCAGCACTAGGATTTTTTGGTCACTATCTATCTATATAGCAGAATCTAGAAGCTAATGGCACAGGTATCTGAGAATCCTTTCAGCCTCATTCTGCAATTGAACTAGACTCAAACCGATTGCTCTCTGCAGACGAGCTGTGAGTAGCTGGCATTGAGCTGCACTGACATTAAAGGACTGATGCTGTGGGAAGGTGATTTATCCATATCTATTTCCTGAGGGCTAGCAGGACTCACGCCCTGGAGTCCTGCACAGCTCAGAAGCAGAGATTCAGAGGCAAGGGCACAGAAACAAAGGTGAGAACACCAAAAGGGCCATTCAGACCCTCTAGTCTGACCCCAGCATAACACAGGGCGTACAGTCGCCACCGGGGTTCCCTGATTCCAGCCAAGCTTCTGTGTTATCTGTGGGTCAGGATTAAAAGATAGCACCTAACCTGCTCAGATGCTATTGTAAATCCCCAAAGGCGCCTTTCTCCTTCTTTAGGTGCTTAAACCCTTTGTAATCCTGGTCCTGTGTCGATCTTGTTAACTTCCAAGGAAATCCTGAAAATATGGGTTCTAGTCCCATTTACCTCCTGTATGTCCTTTGGCAACATTGAAATAGACTGGCTTTAACTGGTGGTTCAACTCTGAGTCTAAAGGTGCTGGTGTGCATAACATATCAACTGTGGCTATCAGCTCTGCTGCTTATTCAATTTTGACCTTCCAGTAATTATCCCTTTGACACAGAAACAAACCCAGTTTCAagagaaaaaatggttttgaaattATGGTATTATTGAACAGTATTAGTGTTCCCCTCCCTTGTTTAAAGTTCCATTCCAAATTAGAGATGTTtggaaatttagattttttttgtagtAGTAGGAAAATGAGTTTTTTGTAGGAAAATGAGTTTTTgaactaaacaaaaatgttcaggGAAAGTATCCCCTATACTCagatatttggttttgtttttttgaaatcTGCAAATCCCAATATTCTTTGGTTTGCAATGTGCAATTTCCAGTTTGTAGTAGTTCTTAGCTGAAAAGAAATTAGTTGTTGGTTGCTAAACCCTGCAAACGTTTCTGATTTCTGATGCAAAGTCATTGTCCACCTTCTTTTTCTCTGACTGGATCTAGATGTCTGACTAGAATGAAAGTTAACTCCTTAAAGAGTTCAAATTGTAACTTATATTTCGGTTCTTACATTCTGCTGAAAAGAAATCTGACAGGTTCTAGCTGTTTGATAATAAAAGTCTTTAAAAGTTCCAATTGCAATTCATATCTCTATTATTAAATTTGTCTGTATATTAATACCTTCACATGTAGAATTGAAAGCAAAAAT
This genomic interval from Lepidochelys kempii isolate rLepKem1 unplaced genomic scaffold, rLepKem1.hap2 scaffold_54, whole genome shotgun sequence contains the following:
- the LOC140904646 gene encoding olfactory receptor 14A16-like, with the protein product MSNQTAVTEFLLLGFSDIRELQILHFVVFLLLYLISLLGNLLIITAIALDRHLHTPMYFFLMNLSILDLGSISVIIPKSMASSLTNTRLISYSGCVAQVFLVIFFASADFALLTSMAYDRYVAICQPLHYETVMNRTACVQMAASAWIIGILYSALHTGITFKISFCGGNVVDQFFCEIPQLLNLACSDLYLIEVGFLIFSSFLGLSCFLFIIVSYVQIFKAVLRIPSKQGEHKAFSTCLPHLTVVSLFFSTATFAYLKPTSSSTSRLNLIVAVLYSVLPPMMNPIIYSMRNKEIKCALSKQIGWRLFTKNKMSICLLR